TCCCACTTGCagccccctcttccccccacaGTCTCTAATTCCCTCCTGGAATCCAGATGTCCAGCTACCAGGCAAGTTCAAGGTCTTGGTGCTCTCAGGTTCCATGGCGGGGCCAAGGGTCTGGATAGGTGGGGAGACTTGAAGGGCAGAGGACGGAGGGTGGAGGAGTGGGGAGCAGTGGTGACCCGCAGGAGACAGTGGTCTTGCAGCAGGGAAGCAGGACTTGGGGGCCAGAGAAGGGTGAGGGCTGTGGGAGATCTGGTGGGGAGGGTGTGTTAGCAAAAGAATCTACAAGATCCACAGGCATAGCCCCCCAGGAATCAGGGATCTGAAGTTCACTCAAGCCATCTGGAAGGTGCCGAGAGACCTACCTGGTGTAGTTGGGGCTCTGGCCCTGGGTGAAAGGCAGCAGCAGAGCCCAGGCAGTGAGGAGGGGCCCCAAGAGGGAGGCTGTGGTAGTAGGCAGCATGGCCCGAGGGAGAGGCGCTGGGGTCCTCAAGACAGAGGCAGCAGCTGAGTGtagcagcggcagcggcagcagcagcagcggggaTAATCAGTGCCAGATGAGGCAGCCTTGGGCGTGTGGGCGTGGGGACTGGCCAGTGGGGCGGGCGGCGGGGAAGGCGGGACAGGGAGAGAAGAGCCGGGACAGTGGCGATTCCAGGGGCCTTTCTAGGTCCAGGACACATAAATACTGACCCAGTGTGGGAGCGGGGGTGGAGCAATGAAGGGCAGAGGGAGCATTACTGGACCAGGCAGTCCAGTAATGTCACCTGGAAGCCCACTCTGTCCAGTGCCCGAGCATCCTTCCAACACAGCCTCGGGTCCTTCCTGGGGACTCTCCAGCCCACCCGTGATCCTCCCCATTCCTGCTTCCTCAGCACCCAGAGGAAGTCCTCCCCTGGACTCCCAACCTCTAATCACTTACCCACTTCCTGACCACCCCTGCTCCAGTTTATTTTCCACTTCAAATGTCTACTGTCCTCTCCATACCCGGGCCAGACTAGGCCACAGAGGAAGAAGTCTGCTCACCCATCTTCTCTCCCAAATATTTGGAGGTatggatgggggcagggaggcatgCTATGTGGGTAAAGGGAGTGTCTTCCTTattgaggaagaggaggatggagtAGAAAGTAAGGGAAAGGACAACATGTGAGATCAGATCTGGAAGGGAAACAGGAGGAGGAGAGCGGGggcggggttggggtgggggtggttggCTTCACAGGGATAAAGGGAAATGGGTAGGAAGCATCCTGAAGTCAGAGGAAGCCCCTTCCTCAGTCTGATGGACAGAGGATCCAAGTGGGGGAACCAAGTAGGCATCAGGTCTTAGCGTTGGCGGGAGAAGGAAGCTGAAGGATCCAGGTGCTGTCAGCTCTGCAGCAACTGACAGCCAGAGCTGCGTCCACTCTGCCTGCCCACCCCACGTTCCTCCCAGGCCCCAGGGTTACAAACCGGGCCTCACTTCAGCCTTTATTCTATTTGTCcatcaaatcttttgtccatgaTAGTCAGGTTGGGGGCCCCTCCTGGGCAGCCCCCTGAACATTTTACAGAACAGTTCCTGGCCCACCCTGGCATGTCTAGCAGGCCCTAGCCCACTGCATCCCCCtccccacgcacacacacacacagcattcaTTGCTGTCATTCCACCTCTCCTTAGCCCCTGGCCCAGGGCCAGACCCTCCCTCCAGGGGTGAGACCAGGAGAGGGGGTCAGCTGTCAGGTGCTGGGGGGCCTTGGCCAACCCCTCCAGCAGCCCTCTGCAGCATGTCCAGGGCCTCCCAGAAGAAATCCTTCTGTGCAGCCATCAAGGGCATCCGGCCCACGGCCTCCTTCATCTTTTCCATGCGGTCCTGCAACGTGGGGCAACTGTGGATCTGGCTGAGGTACTGCTCACAGGCCCGGGCCACCGCCCCCCCAGGGTCCTGGGCTGCTCCGGCCCCCAGGCTGGGCTCGGGGGTCCCCGCCACCCTGCTGGCTGGTAGGTCCCGGTAGGCGGGATGGTGCTCGATGTCATGGCTGGACAGCACGTAGAGGCACTCCCTGGTAGAACAGAGGGAGCAGGCACACAAAGGGACCTTGGAGGAGAGACAGAGCGGGAGGGGCTGAGTGGGGCCCCAGGAAGGGGTTCCCAGGAAGCCCCAGCTGTTGCGTTCCTCCTGCTCAGACCAGCCCTGAGCCAGCAAGTGAGCTGGCTGGCTGAGCCCCAGGGTTGTGTGAGGTCGGAGCGGGCCAGCAGGGGCAGCTCAGGGAGAGAGCCAGGAGCCATGGTACGTGGCAGGAAAGGGAGGTGGGTGGTGCTGGGACACGGGGTCCCTGGGTCCCTGTGGGAGCCCCAGCTACAGTCCTGTGGGCTCTACTGCTCTGGCCCTCCCTGGCTGCCCGCTCCCCGGACCCTGCTCTGACCTTGATGTGGAGCTTAACGAAGGAGGCACTTCCCTTAGGCCAGCCTGGCAGGCGGCCTCCGGCCCCACATCCACAGCCCAGCAGCTCCTTGCTGAAGTCTGAGCCCTGGCTCAGCACCAGGGAGTGGTTGAGGCCACACCACAGGGCGACGGGGCGCTGCGGATAATGTACCTGAGAACACAGGGCAGGGTCCCTAAGTGGGGAACACCAAGGCACGGTGGGGTGGGGCCGGGTTGGAGAAGGGTGACAGCTTCCCCTAGGGAAGCTAGcggagggaggaggtgggccccagagtcccctccccctccccaaggaGGCCCTCCCTGCCGACTGCAGACGGCAGCTATCACTCCTCCTTGGTTCTCCTGCAGCTCCAGTCTGACCACAGGGGCGCTAGCATGGCTGTTGGTTCCTCCTCTCGGCTCCCTGGAAACAGGCCTCTTGCCTGAGGCCAGGGCCTGCTTTCTGCTCCCTGGTCTCACCCCCCAGGCCTGCCTTCCAGCCTCGGGGGAGGAAGAGCCTTCCTCCCTGTCCCTGTGCAATTCCAGGTTAGGCCCCTGGAAGGACCTGCCTCCCACTGAGTCCGTCCTTCCTTCCGTCTCTAGCATTTTCCGTCTGTCATATCTTTATCTTTCAAAATGGCCACTCTGTTTTGGAAAAGCATTTCCACCTGATTCCTGCTGCTTCCTACCTCTGTCTTTTAGGCAGTAGGACTGGCTACGTGATCAATCTGAAGTGGACCGCATTCTTGGTCTCACCACAGCCAGTCTCGCCTGAACCCTCTGTGATCTGGCTTCTCTCCCCACTACGCTACGACTTCTCTCCAAAGTCACTGGACCTCCCAGCAGCCAAATCCCAGGGCCTCTCCTGCACGCTTGCTCCTGAGACTGTGAGCGCTTTACTTTTGAAGACATAGATAAGTAATTTCACGGCCATTACAggacaattataaaatattggcaagcaaaaattcatttaaaaatcactggaaGCCCCACCACCCACTATTAGCATCTTGCTGGATATTCTTCCTCACTGTTGCCTCAGCAAATCTATACACGcaagttgtatatttttaaaccaaaatggGATTGTGCTGTGTAAACCATTTCacgaatttcttttttttttttttttttttttttcactgaaaagtaTGGCATAGCCATCCTTCCATGTCAGGGAGCATATTCCTACACTATCACTGTCACCATTAATCACCCCCTCCTGGGTAAAACTTTCTGTGCCCGTGGCCTGTGAGATGTGGCATTTGAGGGTGTGTCTCTCTCTCAGAGATAGCTCTTTCAGTCCCTCCACCCACAATCGTGGCGACCACCCAGCTTTGCCCCTCTGTCTCTACTTTTGTCATTTCAACCTTGTTCCAACTTGGAATCGAGCTAGACATTTCTACTTTAGTGTTTTACTCTCATTACAAAGAAAAAGCCTAAATTCATATTCTCTCCTCAAACCAGCATTCCTCGCCCACTGGCATGTTTACTGGTGATACCATCTATTGCCAGAGCCACCTTTGTCTTACCCCACTGTCCTCATATCTAGTCAGTTTCCAGAGGCTGTTCATCTTCTTTCACAACACCTCACGTCTCCATTCCTCTCTGTTCCCGCTGCCACTGTACCAGCCCCAGTCCCTTGTCTCAAACGCTGGTGTCATTCAGCAGCCTCCcggtgggcctctcactgtgccCTCTGGCCACGTGACCCGTTCTCCATCATCCAGGGGGTTGTCTTCTCCTGCTCCAGAACGCGCAGTGGCTCTTTCCCAAATCGATACTTCTGTAGGCTCGCAAACACCTATACCACCTCGTAGCTACCGAGTTCCAAAACACACCCTGCTCTAGTCAGGCCGGGCCTTCCACCGTCCCAGGGATGTGCAAGCTTCGTCCCCATCCCCATTACATAGGATGCCTTTCCCTGTACCCACCTGAATCCTATCTAACCCACTAGGCCCTGCTTACATCTCACCTCTTGGAGTTACTTCAGCCCACCCAGGTCTCCCTGCTTCACTAAACTCCTACTGCATTTATAGCATGAGCCACACAGAATGCACCTCGTGGTGCCAACCCCGGGTGAGATACAGTAGCACAGGCATTACAAACTGGTTGGCTTAACATCCTAGGGAGTAGAAAGTGGATTCTACGGAAATTAGAGATGTGGAGAGATCCAGGGGTCAGGGAATTAGAGGAAGGGGGGCAAGATGAGAGTAGCTGGGAAGCAATCTCACCTGTGTGGGTTCCCCTCGGTCCATTTTGTCCCCGGTTCCCAGCTGCCCATATCTGTTATTTCCCTGCATAAAGATTCGGCCAAATTCATCCACCAGGCCAAGGTGATTGTAGCCAAGAGCACAGAATAGGACCTAGGAGGTAAGGTAGAAAGGAGAAGTGGGCCTTCAGTTGTCTCCAGGGGAACTCTGAGCTCCAGAATCTCACAACTGCTGACCTGCCACACCCAGCTGATTGCTTTTGGTCTTGCCCTCTATGTCACCCCTCTCCCTGGGTCCCTTGTCCCTCCCTGATCAATCATCTGATTCCTGCTCCCGCCCCCTCTGTTCTGCCCCACCCCTCCAGGGTCCTACCTTGGCAGGCAGTGAGAGCGCAAGCGGCATCTGCTGGTCCGTGGGGTCAAAGGCTTGAAGGGTCCCAAAGAGATCACGATACACCCCTGGGGTATGCACCTCAAAATACACTCCCCCCTGGTCTGGGGGGTTGGGAGCCCTCAGCTCAGCAGCTTTGGGCACCCATTTCCTAGGGATCGGGCCCTACCTGGGATAAAAGATGTAAGATCTGGGGAGTCTCACGCCCACTAGAAATGCTCTACGGGTCCCCCACAGAGCTGGAATAAGGATAAGGGAGGGTTCCGTATCTGGAAGGTCTGTCCAAGGCTGGGGGCTGGTGAAGAAGGGAGGTGGTTCTTACCCGTAATGTAGAGAGTACTGCTCTGGTTGGAAGCCATGCAGGCCACACGCAGGTGAGGGAGGCAACGGGACACCTTCCTCAAGGCCAGCTGAACTGTATAGGAGCGTGGCTGGTCCAGCTGGGTTTCATTCACTACCAAAGAGTAGATCTTTCCTtcctctgggggagggggcggggaggcagaCAACCGTGTTGGGGAGGGGACCCGCCAATAACCACATTCACTTCCCAAGAGACTCCCTAAGCCATACAGGATGAGACATCTGCTGCCCTAGAGTGGGGCTGGAAGGAAAAGGGTAGAGATGAAATAAGGGGGCAGTGACCTCAAGTACCCCAGCCTCCAGCCTTCAGCACCGAAAATCAACAAGGGGAGCTCTTCAGTGTGAGGGATGAGTGCAGAGAAAACCGAGCAGTTGGATTTGGTGGAATCCAATTTGAGTGTTGGGAAGAATGATGTCTGGGGATTCAGGGCCCTGCCTAGCATTAAGAAGTTCAGaaggggggaattccctggcggtccaaagcttccactgcagggggcctgggtttgatccctggttggggaactaagaccccacaagctgcgtggtgaggacaaaacaaaaagaagtccAGAAGATCTCAGGCTTGGGGGCTTGGGAGTGTGGTCACGTATAGGGAACACAGAAAACAGGGGCAGTTTGGTATATaaagtacagtgcctggcatggaggtTGGGgagattagaattttaaaaatcagtggagCTCTCTGgcggtccgggaactaagatcccataagccgagAGGcaaggacaaacaaaacaaaacaaaaaagtcaggCATTTACTGATGGGTGGGTtccaaaccactttttttttgcaGCAGGGCCCTTTATTCCTCTGACACATTATGCAGAATCCTAGACTAGGAGACAGACAGACCAAAGCAGCGCTATTTGGTTTGAGACCAGGACGAGGTGGCATGCAGAGGCCAGTGTGAGAGGCCTCCTTCCCCACCCGCTGCCACGGGTCCTGAAGAAGCTGCAGGAAACAATTTGCAAACCACTGCTCTAAGCCTCACCTGTGAGGAGCAGCAGGGCCCGCTGGGTCTCCTGACCAACCAGCACAATCTGTTTGAAGCTCATGGAGTGGTGGAAGGTCATCTTGAAGACCCGCTGCCCGTTGGACTGCAGGTAGACCTCGACACAGTCACAGGACTGGCTGTGGGTTGTGCCCACCACTTCCGGCTGCTCCTGAGTGGCCAACACGTAGAGGTATTTACGGTAAACTGTGTCACCTCTCGGGTCCGAGGCAAACTGTAGGAAAAGACGAAGGTGTCTGGGATCTCCAGCCTTGCAGTGGGATGAGGCTGGGGCAGCTGGATCCTGGGGTGGGAGATGAGATACTTGGGTCCAGGGCTGGGGAAAGCGAACTTGGTTTCCAGTTCCTGGTATCGGAGGGCGGCTGTCCTGAGGATGCCGCCTCAGGACTGGTGTGGGCCCTGGGTTCCCGGAAAAGAGGTGGGGTCTCAGCTGCCGGGGTCCTGGTACTCACATCCTTGGCTCCGCGACACAACAAAACATAGCGGCAGGCCCGCTTCCACTGGATCTGGCCAAGGGTGGAGGAGACCAGGGCATTTTTGAGGAAGAAGAGGGTCCCCGTGTAGTCAAGAATGAAGATGTGGTCCTTGGTGGGCAAGAAGCGGCGGTAGCCATGCGCCAGCACAGGGGCTACAGTCTTGCTGAGACAGCGGTGGCGGCCCCCAAATGCCTGGAAATACAGGCCCTTCGTGTCtgcagaagggaaggagagggaggtttAGGGGTCGGGGAGGCACAAGGGAGATGAAACAGAGCGTGGGCAAGCAAGATTTCTCAATGGATGGGTGTTTagctcctccccatccccaggcctGGGGAAAGACCCCTTCCAAAGGGCACGTGGAAAGCTCAGAAGATACCTGAAATTATGCCCCATGTCTGAACTAAAGTTCTCTGCCCCACCTCAGCCCAGGGCTACACACATGCTTCTAAGTGAGCACTTCTTTGGTCCAAACTTGCATCAGAGACATCAAAGGAAATATAAGAATGcatagaaaagcagaaagaggTGTGAAAAGGAATGACTGGGAAAGGCCAGTAACCCTTCCACACCCCTAGCTCTGGATCTGCTATCTGCATCTCCCTTCATCTCCGTTGTGTGAGACGAAGTTATTGGATAGGGGTtccctgggaagggaggggattaGAGCATATTTCTCAACCTGGGGGTGATTTTTGTCCCTCGGGGACATTGGCTGTCAGAACTgggggaggtgctactggcatctagtgggtagaggccagggatgttgctaaacatcctaccatGCAAAGGACAGCACCTGCCCCCTGCAAAGAATTATTTGGCTCAAAGTTTTAATAGTGACAAGGTTGAAAAATCCTGGCTTAGAGGAGGGAAAACTCCAGGTTTTGGGAGAGGAGGATGTCTCAAGGTAAGATTTGGAAGAGCTTGAATATGGTGGGCAACTTGGCAGGGATGCTAGGAATGGGGGCTCTGGGTGACAATGTCTGTCCGAGAGCAGCTCTAGAGACTTGGAGTAAGTCCTTGTTGGAGTATGTTTAAATCTAACAAGTTTCTTCCAGAGAAAGGGGCCCTGGAAGGTTGGCTGGGAATACTGAGGTCATCAGGCAACTTTATGGGGCAGGAGGGATCCCAGAATAAGGtaggacagaagcagagagaactAGAAGTTCCCGGGAAGGTGTACAGTTCAGAATCGCAGCTCTCTTCCAGGGCCGGACGCCAGAACCCTGCTTTCGAAGGCGAGGACTGAGCCGGTGACACATGCGTCTCCACACGCCCTCAGAGTCGCACACTTCGTGGAGGTAGTGGCAGGTCTGGCCTAGAGAGACTACATCTCTGACTGGGAGGAATGAGATGATGTGGTCCACctgtgggggcaggagggggaaagcaggggtcaTGCGGGCCCCTCAGCGGCCCCCAGTCCTTTATTCTCAGCACCAACCTGCCCCACCAAGGACTCACCAGCTCTGGGGGGAACAACTGAACAGATGTAggttttcctctcctcttcttctcttcACCCCCAGGCTCTGGGCCACATGAAGGGCAGCTCCGCTTCACCTACTCAAGGAGAATTGGGTGCACAGGGGTTCCATGAGGGTCATGCCTCTTCTGTTAACTACTTATTAACCACTACCTTGGGGGCTCTGGGCTGTCAAATCCTCCCATCTTTCTCTCTAAGTCTGTGGGTTTACCCTTCCCTGTCTGCCTTGTTCTCTGTCCAACTTCTCCACATAACCCCTCCCCTGATCTCTGGCTGCCATCTTGCTGCCCTTCTCTTGCTTTGCCTCCTGCCCCCTCACCCTGAGCCCCTCCTCCAGTCTGCAGAGCCCGGTGACTTTTTGCAGCTTCCGTCTCCGGCTTCTCCTCACCATTCTGactgccccctccctgctcctgccctcaTCTCTCCGGGCCCCTTGGCCCCTTGTACTCAGCTCCCTGGCCTTTGTCCCTGCTGCTTTTCCCACACCATGGCCCCTGCCTGGGCTTGGGGAACCTCTGGGGCCCCTTTGCCTCCTAGGCCCCACCCCCATGGAGTCTGGGTCAGACAAACATCTCTGTGACCTCACCACCCAGCCACTGTGACCTATTTCCCCCAAACCTTGCCCGGGATTTTCTCTCTTAGCTCCTTGGTTCTAGCCCAGTTCTAGCCACCCAGTGGCTCATGGGATATGCACAGGACAGGAGCAATAAAGTGTGAACTACTGGTAGACGAGGCCTTTACTTTCAGGGAGTAGTAGGAGGTTTTTCCACTTGATACCCTTTTAGCACTAAGTGTAGAGAAACACTGGTGAATTCTTCACATCTCGGCAGGCCAGAGCCTCCAGGGGATTTGTAGCTCAAGGatataaactcaaaaaaaaaaaaaacaacaaaaaacagtatAAACTCAGTTTGACAGGTGAGGGGGCAAGGTGACCCTGCTAATTAGACCATCTATCTCATGAAAGCAGGCATCACATGAAAGTGGGCACAGCTGAGCACAGACTCAGGAAAAACACATCCAAAAGCAGACTGCTTTCCTGGGACAGTAACATGACTGCATGTATAAAGGGCAACCTCTTAAGGTGGAAGAAAGGGATGGATTTACTCTGAAAGCTTAGGTTATCTCCCGGAGTCTAAGCTATTAACTTACTcttatggggggagggggatgacaCGGATGAGAAACAGCAGGAGCTGGGGCTGTGTCTGTCCACGTAGGGGCAGAGGATCTACACCAATCCATCCAAGGAGTAGCTGGCTCTCCCAGGAACTCTGAGGAATCCAGGCCTGGACAACAGCCCTCAGCTGCATCGTATTATAGACTCATCTGTTTTCTGTGTTAGCTAAAAGACGGTCAACCATCCAATCAAACTCCCTTATTCAGAAGGACTAGTAAACAGCTCGTTTGGGACACGTAGGATGGAACTTTAAAAATTCGATAAATGTCTCGGAATGTCAACGTGTGAGATGTGACTTATGGGAAAGAACCTTCAGCTATTTGTGGCTTGGCAACTATTAACCAATGAAGTGGATTATATTAGGTCCTTATGCCACCTAACAGGATACTAAGATCTCTCAGCAGACGGAACAAGTATCTGCAGCTTCCTCTTGTAACTGGGTCCCGTTGATCCACTCCATTTCACCTCGGGAGGCAAAGAATAGGGTACGAACAGAAAAAAGTCCACCGCAAAAGCTGATGCAGGGGGAAGCCTGGCTTCTAGTGCGAGCTGTCAGTAACCCGCTGTTTGCTCTTGACAGCTCATCGACTTCCCtccgcctcagtttcctcatctgtaaaacggaggaCTTCTTCTAGGTGAGGCGGTCCCTTCTAGACTAACCTCCCAGGTCTGATCATCACAATTCCTGCCCAGGCGCGCTCCTTTGGGCAGGGGTGTAGGCCGGGCGGTATTTTCGAGGCTTTCCCGGTCTCCCTTAACCCTCCCTCGAGGAGTTGAGCTGGGCCTCTCCAGCCCCTGGGAAGCCACCGGTCCGCCCGGACTCCGGAGATTGTCGCGGGGCCTCGGTCTCCGCAGCCAGAATGGCATCCACGGTCCCTGCGGCTGCAACGACCCCCTGTACACTAGCCTCAGGCATCACCTTGCCTCccgctccccccatccccacggTCACCCTGGCGCCCTCAAAGCTGGCTCGCTCCCTAACACGTCCAGCTCGCACACACTACTGCAGTCCCTGCACTGCTTCCAGCCAGCCCAGCGTGCCGCACTCACATTCTTTACCTCAACCTCAAAGTTCTAACTCACCCGCCTCCTCCTTAGCGAAGGGACCGACTTCTCGCCCATGGTATTCGTAGGTAGAGCCGTCCCTCAGAGAAGAGGCCGGGCCAGGTTCCCTCCGGAGGGTCTAATTGGCCTTCTTGACCGTCACTCGCCTGTATCTGGCTTGCGATTGGTTTTCGTTGGAAGAGGACCAGGGTCTGCGTTTCTCGGCCTCTAGCCCTTCTAGTGGAGGGCCGACGTCCCCTCCTCCTGATTGGACCTGATTGGCTCCATCTCCACTCCTGAGATTTGTGATTGGATGCGGCTGCGCGGGGCGGGCCGGCCTGGAGAGTAGGCCGTTGGCGAGCACTCTATCCTagtccccctcccttctct
The sequence above is drawn from the Balaenoptera musculus isolate JJ_BM4_2016_0621 chromosome 15, mBalMus1.pri.v3, whole genome shotgun sequence genome and encodes:
- the FBXO24 gene encoding F-box only protein 24 isoform X3 codes for the protein MGVGPRRQRGPRGSPSPGRGHGVGKAAGTKARELSTRGQGARRDEGRSREGAVRMVRRSRRRKLQKVTGLCRLEEGLRVKRSCPSCGPEPGGEEKKRRGKPTSVQLFPPELVDHIISFLPVRDVVSLGQTCHYLHEVCDSEGVWRRMCHRLSPRLRKQGSGVRPWKRAAILNYTKGLYFQAFGGRHRCLSKTVAPVLAHGYRRFLPTKDHIFILDYTGTLFFLKNALVSSTLGQIQWKRACRYVLLCRGAKDFASDPRGDTVYRKYLYVLATQEQPEVVGTTHSQSCDCVEVYLQSNGQRVFKMTFHHSMSFKQIVLVGQETQRALLLLTEEGKIYSLVVNETQLDQPRSYTVQLALRKVSRCLPHLRVACMASNQSSTLYITDQGGVYFEVHTPGVYRDLFGTLQAFDPTDQQMPLALSLPAKVLFCALGYNHLGLVDEFGRIFMQGNNRYGQLGTGDKMDRGEPTQVHYPQRPVALWCGLNHSLVLSQGSDFSKELLGCGCGAGGRLPGWPKGSASFVKLHIKVPLCACSLCSTRECLYVLSSHDIEHHPAYRDLPASRVAGTPEPSLGAGAAQDPGGAVARACEQYLSQIHSCPTLQDRMEKMKEAVGRMPLMAAQKDFFWEALDMLQRAAGGVGQGPPAPDS
- the FBXO24 gene encoding F-box only protein 24 isoform X1; amino-acid sequence: MGEKSVPSLRRRRVKRSCPSCGPEPGGEEKKRRGKPTSVQLFPPELVDHIISFLPVRDVVSLGQTCHYLHEVCDSEGVWRRMCHRLSPRLRKQGSGVRPWKRAAILNYTKGLYFQAFGGRHRCLSKTVAPVLAHGYRRFLPTKDHIFILDYTGTLFFLKNALVSSTLGQIQWKRACRYVLLCRGAKDFASDPRGDTVYRKYLYVLATQEQPEVVGTTHSQSCDCVEVYLQSNGQRVFKMTFHHSMSFKQIVLVGQETQRALLLLTEEGKIYSLVVNETQLDQPRSYTVQLALRKVSRCLPHLRVACMASNQSSTLYITDQGGVYFEVHTPGVYRDLFGTLQAFDPTDQQMPLALSLPAKVLFCALGYNHLGLVDEFGRIFMQGNNRYGQLGTGDKMDRGEPTQVHYPQRPVALWCGLNHSLVLSQGSDFSKELLGCGCGAGGRLPGWPKGSASFVKLHIKVPLCACSLCSTRECLYVLSSHDIEHHPAYRDLPASRVAGTPEPSLGAGAAQDPGGAVARACEQYLSQIHSCPTLQDRMEKMKEAVGRMPLMAAQKDFFWEALDMLQRAAGGVGQGPPAPDS
- the FBXO24 gene encoding F-box only protein 24 isoform X2, producing MGEKSVPSLRRRRVKRSCPSCGPEPGGEEKKRRGKPTSVQLFPPELVDHIISFLPVRDVVSLGQTCHYLHEVCDSEGVWRRMCHRLSPRLRKQGSGVRPWKRAAILNYTKGLYFQAFGGRHRCLSKTVAPVLAHGYRRFLPTKDHIFILDYTGTLFFLKNALVSSTLGQIQWKRACRYVLLCRGAKDFASDPRGDTVYRKYLYVLATQEQPEVVGTTHSQSCDCVEVYLQSNGQRVFKMTFHHSMSFKQIVLVGQETQRALLLLTEEGKIYSLVVNETQLDQPRSYTVQLALRKVSRCLPHLRVACMASNQSSTLYITDQGGVYFEVHTPGVYRDLFGTLQAFDPTDQQMPLALSLPAKVLFCALGYNHLGLVDEFGRIFMQGNNRYGQLGTGDKMDRGEPTQVPLCACSLCSTRECLYVLSSHDIEHHPAYRDLPASRVAGTPEPSLGAGAAQDPGGAVARACEQYLSQIHSCPTLQDRMEKMKEAVGRMPLMAAQKDFFWEALDMLQRAAGGVGQGPPAPDS